The Candidatus Poribacteria bacterium genome includes a region encoding these proteins:
- the tuf gene encoding elongation factor Tu (EF-Tu; promotes GTP-dependent binding of aminoacyl-tRNA to the A-site of ribosomes during protein biosynthesis; when the tRNA anticodon matches the mRNA codon, GTP hydrolysis results; the inactive EF-Tu-GDP leaves the ribosome and release of GDP is promoted by elongation factor Ts; many prokaryotes have two copies of the gene encoding EF-Tu) gives EGVEMVMPGDNVNLTVELMVPIAMEEGLRFAIREGGHTVGAGVVTKIIE, from the coding sequence CGGAGGGAGTAGAGATGGTGATGCCGGGTGATAATGTGAATTTGACGGTTGAGTTGATGGTTCCGATAGCGATGGAGGAGGGGTTACGGTTTGCGATCAGAGAGGGAGGACACACCGTCGGTGCTGGCGTCGTGACCAAGATCATAGAGTGA
- the rpsJ gene encoding 30S ribosomal protein S10 produces MTGQRIRIKLKAFDHRLLDRSVKQIVDSVKRTGAVIAGPIPLPVDKTIITVNRSTNIDKKSREQFEIRVHKRLIDILETTPKTVDALMKLDLPSGVDVKIKLLS; encoded by the coding sequence ATGACCGGCCAGAGGATAAGGATAAAATTGAAGGCATTTGACCACAGATTACTGGATAGATCGGTCAAGCAGATCGTAGATAGCGTCAAGAGAACCGGAGCCGTCATCGCAGGGCCGATACCGCTGCCTGTTGACAAGACCATAATCACGGTCAACAGGTCGACCAACATAGATAAGAAATCCAGGGAGCAGTTCGAGATAAGGGTGCACAAAAGATTGATCGATATACTCGAAACCACCCCTAAGACGGTCGATGCCCTGATGAAGCTCGATCTTCCGTCGGGCGTGGACGTTAAAATCAAGCTGCTATCGTAA